Proteins from one Planctomyces sp. SH-PL62 genomic window:
- a CDS encoding transposase: MPRPELLYRWSDRVATRFPTLSRCQARVLAWYSLGMILARGGGLDRVAVHLAALLDVGPGTVRQRLREFYRPAASKRGRSRRELDPEACFGPLLGWVLSSWGDGPLALAVDATALGDRMTVLCVAALYRSCAVPVAWAVLPGNEPGAWNPHWKRLLGLLREHVGPDRRVFVLSDRGIESSGLFRAIVELGWHPLMRAKARGCFRPQGGRWARMPELAPRHGARFRARGQAFKTKEARLDCTLLARWDEGRADPWLILTDLPPEQADASWYAVRAWIECSFKKIKSDGWRWERSRMADPARAARLWAAMALATLWTLEVGGAADAADRPEPEPGPGPAAAPKPRRWSTFLLGGAAVLRAWIGGADPAGRFLPEPWPGPPRDAAPPPEVLMKIDTSP, from the coding sequence ATGCCCCGCCCCGAACTACTGTACCGCTGGTCCGACCGCGTCGCGACTCGGTTCCCCACGCTGTCGCGATGCCAGGCCCGGGTCCTGGCCTGGTACAGCCTCGGGATGATCCTGGCACGCGGCGGCGGGCTGGACCGGGTGGCCGTCCACCTGGCGGCCCTGCTGGACGTGGGGCCCGGCACGGTCCGCCAGCGGCTCCGCGAGTTCTACCGCCCGGCCGCCTCGAAGCGGGGCCGGTCCCGCCGCGAGCTCGATCCCGAGGCCTGCTTCGGCCCGCTGCTGGGCTGGGTCCTCTCGAGCTGGGGCGACGGCCCCCTGGCCCTGGCCGTCGACGCCACCGCGCTGGGCGATCGGATGACGGTCCTGTGCGTCGCGGCGCTCTACCGGTCGTGCGCCGTGCCGGTCGCCTGGGCGGTCCTGCCGGGGAACGAGCCGGGGGCCTGGAACCCGCACTGGAAGCGGCTCCTGGGCCTGCTCCGCGAGCACGTCGGGCCGGACCGACGCGTGTTCGTCCTGTCGGACCGGGGGATCGAGTCGTCGGGCCTGTTCCGGGCGATCGTCGAGCTGGGCTGGCACCCGCTGATGCGGGCCAAGGCCCGGGGCTGCTTCCGGCCCCAGGGGGGCCGATGGGCGCGGATGCCCGAGCTGGCCCCGCGGCACGGGGCCCGGTTCCGGGCCCGCGGCCAGGCCTTCAAGACGAAGGAGGCGCGGCTGGACTGCACGCTGCTGGCGCGGTGGGACGAGGGCCGCGCCGACCCCTGGCTGATCCTCACCGACCTGCCGCCGGAACAGGCCGACGCGTCCTGGTACGCCGTGCGGGCCTGGATCGAGTGCTCGTTCAAGAAGATCAAGAGCGACGGCTGGCGGTGGGAGCGGAGCCGGATGGCCGACCCGGCGCGGGCGGCCCGGCTGTGGGCCGCGATGGCCCTGGCGACCCTGTGGACGCTGGAGGTCGGCGGCGCGGCCGACGCCGCCGATCGACCCGAGCCCGAGCCGGGGCCGGGGCCGGCCGCCGCCCCCAAGCCCCGGCGCTGGTCGACCTTCCTGCTGGGGGGCGCCGCCGTCCTGCGGGCCTGGATCGGGGGGGCCGACCCCGCCGGCCGCTTCCTCCCGGAGCCCTGGCCCGGCCCGCCGCGCGACGCCGCCCCGCCCCCCGAAGTATTGATGAAAATCGATACCTCCCCCTGA
- a CDS encoding arylsulfatase produces MRISPGVLVAGLVLLGRIGSGSAAAAEGAKRPNVVLIMSDDMGFSDLGCYGGELTTPNLDALAAGGVRFTQFYNAARCCPTRASLLTGLYPHQAGVGHMMEDRGRDGYRGVLNRNSATIAEVLKPAGYRTYMTGKWHLTRFTGPNGDRATWPVGRGFEKFYGTIIGAGSYFDPGNLCRQETLITPANDPEYQPESYYYTDAISDNAVKYIRDHEAESPDRPFFLYVAYTAAHWPMHAPEDAIAKYKGKYDAGYAPVREGRLARMKAMGLVPEDAEITPASDDWNEVEDEAREASCKEVYAAMIETMDAGIGRIVAQLKAAGELENTLILFLQDNGACAEDMGRNKPQPPVDGLKPLGPDDLQRRGGPPMQTRDGRPVRTGPGVMPGPADTYVAYGRGWANVSNTPFREYKHWTHEGGISTPLIVHWPSGVKPDRNGKLEPQPGHLIDVMATCVDLAGATYPTEVDGRPIKPREGVSLRPAFQGEPLNRPGPLFWEHEGNRAVRDGDWKLVARSNEPWELYDIAEDRSELHDRAAEHPDRVRAMAAAWDAYAARADVLPLGAWRGGEQAAPSRNRRFELKADADLRRGSAPAVEGRPISLIAKFTVPEEQPDGVIVAHGGTAAGFTLFIKDGRPSFLVRDGAGRGDAARVSGPRSRPAPTRSSPGSTRPAS; encoded by the coding sequence ATGAGGATTTCGCCGGGGGTGCTGGTCGCCGGGTTGGTGCTGCTGGGTCGGATCGGTTCGGGGTCCGCGGCCGCGGCCGAGGGAGCGAAGCGGCCGAACGTCGTGCTCATCATGAGCGACGACATGGGGTTCTCGGACCTGGGCTGCTACGGCGGCGAGCTGACGACGCCGAATCTCGACGCCCTGGCGGCGGGGGGCGTGCGGTTCACCCAGTTCTACAACGCCGCGCGGTGCTGCCCGACGCGGGCCTCGTTGCTGACCGGGCTCTACCCCCACCAGGCTGGCGTCGGCCACATGATGGAAGATCGCGGCCGGGACGGCTATCGCGGCGTCCTCAACCGGAATTCGGCCACGATCGCCGAGGTCCTCAAGCCGGCCGGATACCGGACCTACATGACCGGCAAGTGGCACCTCACGCGATTCACCGGCCCCAACGGCGACCGCGCCACCTGGCCCGTCGGCCGGGGGTTCGAGAAGTTCTACGGGACGATCATCGGCGCGGGGAGCTACTTCGACCCCGGCAACCTCTGCCGCCAGGAGACCCTCATCACTCCCGCGAACGACCCGGAATATCAGCCCGAGTCATATTATTACACCGATGCCATCTCGGACAACGCGGTCAAATACATTCGCGATCATGAGGCCGAATCGCCCGACAGGCCCTTCTTCCTGTACGTCGCCTATACCGCCGCGCACTGGCCGATGCACGCGCCCGAAGACGCCATTGCAAAATACAAGGGGAAGTACGACGCCGGCTATGCGCCGGTCCGCGAGGGTCGCCTGGCGCGTATGAAGGCCATGGGCCTCGTCCCCGAGGACGCCGAGATCACTCCCGCCTCCGACGACTGGAACGAGGTCGAGGACGAGGCGCGCGAGGCGAGCTGCAAGGAAGTCTACGCGGCGATGATCGAGACGATGGACGCCGGGATCGGCCGGATCGTCGCGCAGTTGAAGGCGGCGGGAGAGTTGGAGAACACGCTCATCCTCTTCCTCCAGGACAACGGCGCCTGCGCGGAGGACATGGGCCGCAACAAGCCCCAGCCGCCGGTCGACGGCCTGAAGCCGCTGGGACCGGACGACCTCCAGCGCCGGGGCGGGCCGCCGATGCAGACTCGCGACGGCCGCCCCGTCCGCACCGGGCCGGGGGTCATGCCGGGCCCGGCCGACACCTACGTCGCCTACGGCCGGGGCTGGGCCAACGTCAGCAACACGCCCTTCCGCGAGTACAAGCACTGGACTCACGAAGGGGGGATCTCCACGCCCCTGATCGTCCACTGGCCGTCGGGCGTGAAGCCCGATCGCAACGGCAAGCTGGAGCCCCAGCCCGGCCACCTGATCGACGTGATGGCCACCTGCGTCGACCTCGCCGGCGCGACCTATCCCACCGAGGTCGACGGCCGTCCCATCAAGCCTCGCGAGGGCGTCAGCCTGCGTCCCGCGTTCCAGGGCGAGCCCCTGAACCGCCCGGGGCCCCTCTTCTGGGAGCACGAGGGGAACCGCGCCGTCCGCGACGGGGACTGGAAGCTCGTCGCCAGGTCGAACGAGCCGTGGGAGCTGTACGACATCGCCGAGGACCGCTCCGAGCTTCACGATCGGGCCGCCGAACACCCCGACCGCGTCCGGGCCATGGCCGCCGCGTGGGACGCCTACGCCGCCCGCGCCGACGTCCTCCCCCTGGGCGCCTGGCGAGGCGGCGAGCAGGCCGCGCCGAGCCGGAATCGCCGGTTCGAACTCAAGGCCGACGCCGATCTTCGGCGCGGTTCGGCGCCCGCCGTCGAGGGCAGGCCGATCAGCCTGATCGCGAAGTTCACCGTCCCCGAGGAACAGCCCGACGGCGTGATCGTCGCCCACGGCGGGACCGCCGCCGGCTTCACGCTGTTCATCAAGGACGGCCGCCCCTCGTTCCTGGTCCGCGACGGCGCGGGGCGCGGCGACGCCGCGAGGGTCTCCGGCCCGCGCTCGCGCCCGGCCCCCACGCGCTCGTCGCCGGGATCGACAAGGCCGGCAAGCTGA
- a CDS encoding PEP-CTERM sorting domain-containing protein gives MKSSVHRILGFAFLLTTSVGAAARADMQMDFSDPVVLGNTQAPGVWYKDRYVPAGFVSQQSFLGDDRLLQTISASDAQANAFYNTQGRKFDLEPGTFAASIDLYIDAQWQDDGSDALRFAGFWGTGVDAADDVSAYPIIEISRYTRGELGVYVWDTINGGFTLAKALTAADLGGFHTLGFGLVGGDFVYTYDGDVIGGGGGNGTVALSNIILQGHNTTTGVNRGIYWDNLSSTNSTAAVPEPASLISAAFALGAAGLFAARRARSRRAA, from the coding sequence ATGAAGTCCTCCGTTCACCGCATCCTGGGTTTCGCCTTCCTGTTGACCACGAGCGTTGGCGCCGCCGCACGGGCGGACATGCAGATGGATTTCAGCGACCCGGTCGTCCTTGGCAACACGCAGGCCCCGGGGGTGTGGTACAAAGACCGCTACGTGCCGGCCGGCTTCGTCAGCCAGCAGTCGTTCCTGGGGGACGACCGCCTCCTCCAGACCATCAGCGCCTCGGACGCGCAAGCCAACGCGTTCTACAACACCCAGGGCCGCAAGTTCGACCTGGAGCCCGGCACCTTCGCGGCGAGCATCGACCTCTACATCGACGCGCAATGGCAGGACGACGGCTCCGACGCGCTTCGCTTCGCGGGGTTCTGGGGGACCGGAGTGGACGCCGCCGACGACGTCTCGGCCTACCCGATCATCGAGATCTCGCGCTACACCCGGGGCGAGCTCGGCGTCTACGTGTGGGACACCATCAACGGCGGGTTCACCCTGGCAAAGGCCCTGACCGCTGCCGATCTGGGCGGGTTCCACACCCTGGGCTTCGGGCTGGTCGGCGGGGACTTCGTCTACACCTATGACGGCGACGTCATCGGCGGCGGGGGCGGCAACGGGACCGTGGCCCTGAGCAACATCATCCTCCAGGGCCACAACACGACGACCGGCGTGAACCGCGGCATCTACTGGGACAACCTGTCCAGCACCAACAGCACCGCCGCCGTCCCCGAGCCGGCGAGCCTGATCTCCGCCGCCTTCGCCCTCGGCGCCGCCGGCCTCTTCGCCGCCCGCCGCGCCCGCAGCCGTCGCGCCGCCTGA
- a CDS encoding DUF1501 domain-containing protein, with protein MSHAHDAPLGRHLLDRRGFLSHMATGVGGIALGAILAEKGLLAADGPKAGPLAARPPHFPARAKRVVHIYCTGAVSHLDTWDYKPELIKRHGEPMPGADKLLTFQGENGALARSPWEFKPRGESGKYASDLLPHLAERVDDMCFIHSLTSKTNTHGPGEMFMSTGFTLEGFPSMGAWVSYALGTDDQDLPAYVAIPDPRGDPQQGPANWTNGFLPAVYQGTSFNADKPIRHLARPEKVSPDDDRATRDLIRILNDEHLARNPGDDELSARIAAYELAARMQLSAPEVGDLSRESPAVRSLYGLDDPDPILAGFGRNCLLARRLLERGVRFVTLFNGAFAMGEGALNWDGHKRIKSDYDRHGPILDKPAAALLIDLKDRGLLDDTLVVWSTEFGRMPTFQKGTQGRDHNPKGFTAWLAGAGVKRGYSFGATDPFGYQAVENVVDVHDFHATILHLLGLDHERLTYYNNGAQRRLTDVHGHVIRDVLT; from the coding sequence ATGAGCCACGCACACGACGCACCGCTGGGGCGGCACTTGCTTGACCGTCGGGGGTTCCTGTCGCACATGGCGACGGGCGTCGGGGGGATCGCGCTCGGCGCGATCCTAGCCGAGAAGGGGCTGCTCGCGGCCGACGGGCCCAAGGCCGGGCCGCTCGCCGCTCGGCCCCCCCACTTCCCCGCCAGGGCCAAGCGGGTCGTGCACATCTATTGCACCGGGGCCGTCAGCCACCTGGACACCTGGGACTACAAGCCCGAGCTGATCAAGCGCCACGGCGAGCCGATGCCGGGCGCCGACAAGCTGCTCACGTTCCAGGGGGAGAACGGCGCCCTCGCCCGGAGCCCCTGGGAATTCAAGCCCCGGGGAGAATCCGGCAAGTACGCGTCCGACCTGCTGCCGCACCTGGCCGAGCGGGTCGACGACATGTGCTTCATCCACTCGCTGACCTCGAAGACGAACACGCACGGCCCCGGCGAGATGTTCATGTCGACCGGGTTCACGCTCGAAGGCTTCCCCAGCATGGGCGCCTGGGTCAGCTATGCGCTCGGGACCGACGACCAGGACCTCCCGGCGTACGTCGCCATCCCCGACCCTCGCGGAGACCCGCAGCAGGGGCCGGCGAACTGGACCAACGGCTTCCTGCCGGCGGTCTACCAGGGGACGTCGTTCAACGCCGACAAGCCGATCCGCCACCTGGCCCGGCCCGAGAAGGTCTCGCCCGACGACGACCGCGCCACCCGCGACCTGATCCGCATCCTCAACGACGAGCACCTGGCGCGCAACCCCGGCGACGACGAGCTGTCGGCCCGGATCGCGGCGTACGAGCTGGCCGCGCGGATGCAGCTCAGCGCGCCGGAGGTGGGCGACCTCTCGCGCGAGAGCCCCGCCGTCCGCTCGCTCTACGGACTCGACGACCCCGACCCGATCCTCGCCGGCTTCGGTCGCAACTGCCTGCTGGCGCGGCGGCTCCTGGAGCGCGGGGTCCGGTTCGTCACCCTGTTCAACGGGGCCTTCGCGATGGGCGAAGGCGCGCTCAACTGGGACGGCCACAAGCGCATCAAGTCGGACTACGACCGCCACGGCCCCATCCTCGACAAGCCCGCCGCCGCCCTCCTGATCGACCTGAAGGACCGGGGGTTGCTCGACGACACCCTGGTCGTCTGGTCCACCGAGTTCGGCCGGATGCCGACCTTCCAGAAGGGGACGCAGGGCCGCGACCACAACCCCAAGGGGTTCACCGCCTGGCTCGCCGGCGCGGGGGTCAAGCGCGGATACAGCTTCGGCGCGACCGACCCGTTCGGCTACCAGGCCGTCGAGAACGTCGTCGACGTCCACGACTTCCACGCCACCATCCTCCACCTGCTCGGGCTCGACCACGAGCGCCTGACCTACTACAACAACGGCGCCCAGCGCCGGCTGACCGACGTCCACGGCCACGTCATCCGGGACGTCCTGACCTGA
- a CDS encoding SMP-30/gluconolactonase/LRE family protein codes for MFASAFMLMCLTALGVGGVDDDDDLDQVVEPLERVERLWDQGTFTEGGATAADGSILFSDIGDRIMRFNPSTGETKVFREPSGRANGMIIDGRGRLIVAEGANTGGGRRISITDPDGDCRTLADRFEGKRFNSPNDVAIDDKGRVYFTDPRYVGDEPRELDFEGVFRIDPDGRVTRLETGAKKPNGLVVSPDGETLYVADNGPDRRALLAVDIDDDDDDDDDKDSKIRVIHDFGEESGIDGMTITVDGRIVGATAKGAAVFTPEGRRIALIPTPEPAANVEFGGDGGRVLYILAGKSLYRIPTTMTGYHVSPR; via the coding sequence ATGTTCGCTTCCGCATTTATGCTCATGTGTCTGACGGCCCTCGGCGTCGGCGGGGTCGACGACGACGATGATCTCGATCAGGTGGTCGAGCCGCTGGAGCGGGTCGAGAGGCTCTGGGACCAGGGGACGTTCACCGAGGGGGGGGCGACGGCGGCCGACGGCTCGATCCTGTTCTCCGACATCGGCGACCGGATCATGCGGTTCAACCCCAGCACCGGCGAGACCAAGGTCTTCCGCGAGCCGAGTGGCCGGGCCAACGGGATGATCATCGACGGCCGGGGCCGGCTGATCGTCGCCGAGGGCGCCAACACAGGCGGCGGCCGTCGGATCTCGATCACCGACCCCGACGGCGACTGCCGTACCCTGGCCGACCGCTTCGAAGGCAAGCGATTCAACAGCCCCAACGACGTCGCGATCGACGACAAGGGCCGCGTCTACTTCACCGACCCCCGCTACGTCGGCGACGAACCCCGCGAGCTGGACTTCGAGGGCGTCTTCCGCATCGACCCCGACGGCCGCGTCACCCGGCTGGAGACCGGCGCCAAGAAGCCCAACGGCCTGGTCGTCAGCCCCGACGGCGAAACCCTCTACGTCGCCGACAACGGGCCCGACCGCCGGGCGCTCCTGGCCGTCGACATCGACGACGATGACGACGACGACGATGATAAAGACTCGAAAATCCGGGTGATCCACGATTTCGGCGAGGAGTCGGGGATCGACGGCATGACCATCACCGTCGACGGCCGGATCGTCGGCGCCACGGCGAAGGGGGCGGCCGTCTTCACCCCCGAAGGCCGTCGGATCGCCCTGATCCCCACCCCTGAACCCGCCGCCAACGTCGAATTCGGCGGCGACGGCGGTCGGGTGCTCTACATCCTCGCCGGCAAGAGCCTCTACCGCATCCCGACCACCATGACGGGATACCACGTCTCCCCGCGCTGA
- a CDS encoding zinc-binding dehydrogenase, protein MKAILLRDLGGPELLRLEDVADPTPGPGEAVIRLKAAALNHRDVWIRKGQYAGIKLPAILGSDGAGIVERVGEGVDASLVGREVVVNPSLDWGTDERFFGPNFRILGLPDAGTYAQFVKVPAENVHARPAGLSWNEAAAIPLAGLTAYRALVSRAKAQAGETVFIPGIGSGVATFALLFAKKLGARVLVTSGNEAKLERARALGADGGACYKDAGWVDKIRELSDGQGPDVVIDGVGGETYAACIDLLRPGGRIATFGATTGPVPDFLTRQVFWKQLNLLGTTMGSPAEFAAMLDLFADGSLRPVVDRAFPLAEASAAHQHMDEAGQFGKIVLEIP, encoded by the coding sequence ATGAAAGCGATCCTGCTGCGCGACCTGGGGGGCCCCGAACTGTTGAGGCTGGAGGACGTCGCCGATCCGACGCCGGGGCCGGGCGAGGCGGTGATCCGCCTGAAGGCGGCGGCCTTGAATCATCGCGACGTCTGGATTCGCAAGGGGCAGTACGCGGGGATCAAGCTGCCGGCGATCCTCGGCTCCGACGGCGCGGGGATCGTCGAGAGGGTGGGGGAGGGGGTGGACGCCTCACTCGTCGGTCGCGAGGTCGTCGTGAACCCGAGCCTCGACTGGGGGACCGACGAGCGGTTCTTCGGCCCCAACTTCCGCATCCTCGGCCTCCCCGACGCCGGAACCTACGCCCAGTTCGTGAAGGTCCCGGCCGAGAACGTCCACGCCAGGCCCGCCGGACTGAGCTGGAATGAGGCCGCCGCGATCCCGCTCGCGGGGCTCACCGCCTACCGGGCGCTCGTCTCGCGAGCGAAGGCCCAGGCCGGCGAGACGGTCTTCATCCCCGGGATCGGAAGCGGCGTCGCCACGTTCGCCCTGCTGTTCGCCAAGAAGCTGGGGGCGAGGGTCCTGGTCACGTCCGGGAACGAGGCGAAGCTCGAACGCGCCCGCGCGCTCGGGGCCGACGGCGGGGCCTGCTACAAGGACGCCGGCTGGGTCGACAAGATCCGCGAACTGAGCGACGGCCAGGGCCCGGACGTCGTGATCGACGGCGTCGGCGGCGAGACCTACGCCGCCTGCATCGACCTCCTCCGCCCCGGCGGCCGGATCGCGACCTTCGGCGCGACGACCGGCCCGGTCCCCGACTTCCTGACTCGCCAGGTCTTCTGGAAGCAACTCAACCTGCTGGGCACGACGATGGGCTCGCCGGCCGAGTTCGCCGCCATGCTCGACCTCTTCGCCGACGGCTCCCTCCGCCCCGTCGTCGATCGCGCCTTCCCGCTCGCCGAGGCCTCGGCCGCCCACCAGCACATGGACGAGGCGGGGCAGTTCGGCAAGATCGTCCTGGAAATCCCCTGA
- a CDS encoding transposase yields the protein MPRPELLYRWSDRVATRFPTLSRCQARVLAWYSLGMILARGGGLDRVAVHLAALLDVGPGTVRQRLREFYRPAASKRGRSRRELDPEACFGPLLGWVLSSWGDGPLALAVDATALGDRMTVLCVAALYRSCAVPVAWAVLPGNEPGAWNPHWKRLLGLLREHVGPDRRVFVLSDRGIESSGLFRAIVELGWHPLMRARARGCFRPQGGRWARMPELAPRHGARFRARGQAFKTKEARLDCTLLARWDEGRADPWLILTDLPPEQADASWYAVRAWIECSFKKIKSDGWRWERSRMADPARAARLWAAMALATLWTLEVGGAADAADRPEPEPGPGPAAAPKPRRWSTFLLGGAAVLRAWIGGADPAGRFLPEPWPGPPRDAAPPPEVLMKIDTSP from the coding sequence ATGCCCCGCCCCGAACTACTGTACCGCTGGTCCGACCGCGTCGCGACTCGGTTCCCCACGCTGTCGCGATGCCAGGCCCGGGTCCTGGCCTGGTACAGCCTCGGGATGATCCTGGCACGCGGCGGCGGGCTGGACCGGGTGGCCGTCCACCTGGCGGCCCTGCTGGACGTGGGGCCCGGCACGGTCCGCCAGCGGCTCCGCGAGTTCTACCGCCCGGCCGCCTCGAAGCGGGGCCGGTCCCGCCGCGAGCTCGATCCCGAGGCCTGCTTCGGCCCGCTGCTGGGCTGGGTCCTCTCGAGCTGGGGCGACGGCCCCCTGGCCCTGGCCGTCGACGCCACCGCGCTGGGCGATCGGATGACGGTCCTGTGCGTCGCGGCGCTCTACCGGTCGTGCGCCGTGCCGGTCGCCTGGGCGGTCCTGCCGGGGAACGAGCCGGGGGCCTGGAACCCGCACTGGAAGCGGCTCCTGGGCCTGCTCCGCGAGCACGTCGGGCCGGACCGACGCGTGTTCGTCCTGTCGGACCGGGGGATCGAGTCGTCGGGCCTGTTCCGGGCGATCGTCGAGCTGGGCTGGCACCCGCTGATGCGGGCCAGGGCCCGGGGCTGCTTCCGGCCCCAGGGGGGCCGATGGGCGCGGATGCCCGAGCTGGCCCCGCGGCACGGGGCCCGGTTCCGGGCCCGCGGCCAGGCCTTCAAGACGAAGGAGGCGCGGCTGGACTGCACGCTGCTGGCGCGGTGGGACGAGGGCCGCGCCGACCCCTGGCTGATCCTCACCGACCTGCCGCCGGAACAGGCCGACGCGTCCTGGTACGCCGTGCGGGCCTGGATCGAGTGCTCGTTCAAGAAGATCAAGAGCGACGGCTGGCGGTGGGAGCGGAGCCGGATGGCCGACCCGGCGCGGGCGGCCCGGCTGTGGGCCGCGATGGCCCTGGCGACCCTGTGGACGCTGGAGGTCGGCGGCGCGGCCGACGCCGCCGATCGACCCGAGCCCGAGCCGGGGCCGGGGCCGGCCGCCGCCCCCAAGCCCCGGCGCTGGTCGACCTTCCTGCTGGGGGGCGCCGCCGTCCTGCGGGCCTGGATCGGGGGGGCCGACCCCGCCGGCCGCTTCCTCCCGGAGCCCTGGCCCGGCCCGCCGCGCGACGCCGCCCCGCCCCCCGAAGTATTGATGAAAATCGATACCTCCCCCTGA
- a CDS encoding methyltransferase domain-containing protein produces the protein MTEPALNPDLIALLRSPRTRSSLHVEGSELASPDGSERYPIVGGVPRLAGESYVGSFGRQWNRYDVARTEEDEATFEAKTGVAPREMAGKRVLDAGCGGGRYAKLLGDHGAEVLGVDLSSAVDKAAALCAGLPGVQIVQADLLDLPVVEEAFDLVFSIGVLHHSPDPRRAFAEIARRVRPGGRLAVWLYRRNTPPQEWLNTGVRALTTRLPARVLEPLCAGLGALGSVPVLNRTLNKLVNFSAHPDWTLRVCDNFDWWAPEHQSHHTLPELSSWFVEEGFENLVELRPMKSGRLYGWAYDRDLIIGSGVNVAGRKRLRP, from the coding sequence ATGACGGAGCCCGCCTTGAATCCCGACCTGATCGCCCTGCTGCGCTCGCCCCGGACGAGGTCGTCCCTGCATGTCGAGGGGTCTGAACTCGCCTCTCCGGACGGTTCCGAGCGTTATCCGATCGTCGGCGGCGTCCCCCGGCTGGCGGGCGAGTCCTACGTCGGCAGCTTCGGCCGCCAGTGGAACCGCTACGACGTGGCGAGGACCGAGGAGGACGAGGCGACCTTCGAGGCCAAGACGGGCGTCGCGCCGCGAGAGATGGCGGGCAAGCGGGTGCTCGACGCCGGCTGCGGCGGCGGTCGGTATGCGAAGCTCCTGGGGGATCACGGCGCCGAGGTGCTGGGCGTGGACCTCAGCAGCGCCGTCGACAAGGCCGCCGCGCTGTGCGCGGGGCTCCCCGGCGTCCAGATCGTCCAGGCCGACCTCCTGGACCTGCCGGTCGTGGAGGAGGCGTTCGACCTGGTCTTCTCGATCGGCGTGCTGCACCACTCGCCCGACCCGCGCCGGGCGTTCGCCGAGATCGCCCGCCGCGTCAGGCCCGGCGGCCGTCTGGCGGTCTGGCTCTACCGCCGGAACACCCCGCCGCAGGAGTGGCTCAACACGGGCGTCCGCGCCCTGACCACCCGCCTCCCCGCCCGAGTGCTGGAACCCCTGTGCGCCGGCCTGGGCGCGCTTGGGAGCGTGCCGGTGCTGAACCGCACGCTGAACAAGCTGGTCAACTTCTCCGCCCACCCCGACTGGACCCTGCGCGTCTGCGACAACTTCGACTGGTGGGCGCCGGAGCACCAGTCGCACCACACGCTCCCCGAACTCTCCTCGTGGTTCGTCGAGGAAGGCTTCGAAAACCTCGTCGAACTCCGCCCCATGAAGTCGGGCCGACTCTACGGCTGGGCCTACGACCGCGACCTCATCATCGGCTCGGGCGTAAACGTCGCGGGTCGCAAGCGGCTTCGGCCGTAG
- a CDS encoding tRNA lysidine(34) synthetase TilS C-terminal domain-containing protein: MGGRRQRLVDFLRIRRVPSERRQAVPVVADPHGILWVVGHRIAERVKTTEATSRRLGLRWSRREPQP, encoded by the coding sequence ATGGGGGGACGCCGTCAGCGGCTGGTCGACTTCCTGCGCATTCGCCGCGTGCCGTCGGAACGCCGCCAGGCCGTCCCGGTGGTCGCCGACCCGCACGGGATCCTCTGGGTCGTCGGCCATCGAATCGCCGAACGCGTCAAGACGACCGAAGCAACGTCGCGACGCCTGGGCCTCCGATGGTCTCGCCGCGAGCCGCAGCCCTGA